A genomic segment from Clostridium pasteurianum BC1 encodes:
- a CDS encoding 2'-5' RNA ligase family protein, whose protein sequence is MKYYLVALFDKDSYSFVESIQKNICKKYKLYRKLPVLHITLEVIDDPDIDKLDKIVSDVMKPYKRFRVELNGVICFDPPYKSVNLKVENKGYITRLVRHINENLKIHHFKVREDINNWDLHVSLASTNYAIRKWSTDEYRIACENTRNANPKKVARIDRLELWKPINNKKTMTVKSFSLKEY, encoded by the coding sequence ATGAAGTATTATTTAGTGGCATTATTTGATAAAGATTCTTATTCATTTGTTGAAAGCATACAAAAGAATATATGTAAAAAATATAAGTTATATAGGAAACTTCCTGTGCTGCATATTACTCTTGAGGTCATCGATGACCCTGATATTGATAAACTTGATAAAATAGTATCAGATGTAATGAAGCCTTACAAGAGGTTTAGAGTAGAACTTAATGGAGTTATTTGTTTTGATCCTCCATATAAATCAGTAAATTTAAAGGTAGAAAATAAAGGTTACATAACAAGATTAGTAAGGCATATTAATGAAAATTTAAAAATTCATCATTTTAAAGTAAGAGAAGATATCAATAATTGGGACTTACATGTCTCCTTAGCTAGCACAAACTATGCCATTAGAAAATGGTCTACAGATGAATATAGAATTGCCTGTGAAAATACACGAAATGCTAATCCCAAAAAAGTAGCAAGAATAGATAGACTTGAACTTTGGAAACCTATTAATAATAAAAAAACCATGACAGTTAAAAGTTTTTCATTAAAAGAATATTAA
- a CDS encoding branched-chain amino acid transaminase, producing MNNSYVVYNGKIVPESEVSISIRCKAFNYGLGCFEGIRAYWIEEDEQLYAFRLKEHYQRFLQSCKTLNIKLPYSVDELCTLTVELLKKNNFKSTTYIRPIAYKGGEDIGPTLMDEDDRLVIYCQPLGSYTGKEELKVAITSWKRLEDNMLPPRTKATAAYLNSALASLEVKQNGYDEAIFLTSSGNICEGPGENLFIFKKGKLVTPPPSDNILEGITRDTVIELAKNELNLEVVERSITRTELYASDEVFFSGTAMEVTPVIEVDNRVIGDGKQGEISKKIKELFFEITSSKNPKYSKYCTPVY from the coding sequence GTGAATAATTCTTATGTAGTTTACAACGGTAAAATAGTTCCTGAAAGCGAGGTAAGTATAAGCATTAGATGTAAAGCCTTCAATTATGGTTTAGGCTGCTTTGAAGGAATCAGAGCTTATTGGATTGAGGAAGATGAACAACTTTATGCCTTCAGACTTAAAGAACATTATCAAAGATTTTTACAGTCTTGTAAAACTCTTAACATTAAATTACCTTATTCAGTAGATGAGTTATGTACTTTAACTGTAGAACTTTTAAAGAAAAATAATTTTAAATCTACAACTTATATAAGACCTATAGCTTATAAGGGTGGAGAAGATATAGGCCCAACTTTAATGGATGAAGACGATAGATTGGTAATATATTGTCAACCTTTAGGTAGCTATACTGGTAAAGAAGAACTTAAGGTAGCTATAACTTCCTGGAAAAGACTTGAAGATAATATGCTTCCTCCAAGAACTAAAGCTACTGCAGCATATCTTAATTCTGCTCTTGCTTCCCTTGAAGTAAAACAAAATGGATATGACGAAGCTATATTTCTAACTAGCAGCGGTAATATATGTGAAGGTCCTGGAGAGAACTTATTTATATTTAAAAAGGGAAAACTTGTAACTCCTCCTCCAAGTGACAATATACTTGAAGGAATAACAAGAGATACTGTTATTGAGCTTGCAAAAAATGAATTAAATCTTGAAGTAGTAGAAAGAAGTATAACAAGAACTGAATTATACGCTTCCGATGAGGTTTTCTTCAGTGGAACAGCTATGGAAGTTACCCCTGTAATTGAAGTAGACAACAGAGTAATAGGTGATGGAAAGCAGGGAGAAATATCAAAGAAAATTAAAGAATTGTTCTTTGAAATAACTTCAAGCAAAAATCCTAAATATTCTAAATACTGTACTCCTGTATATTAA
- the larA gene encoding nickel-dependent lactate racemase codes for MKNIDMKYGDTHITFPIDENNIVQIIEGNPFNLGKTEDEIILDSLANPINSPRLKDIVHNGEKICIVISDVTRAWQRPYKFLSPIVEELNSAGIPDKDIIFLSATGTHRKQTEKEHENLLGAELHKRFDVIDHDCLDQNNLVYLGETSYGTPVWMNKIAMECDHIVITGSIVYHLLAGWAGGKKSILPGISGYDTIMANHALSLGKNIGDGSNPLVRSGSIANNPVHNDMLEAAAFVKPSFMFNVIMGSDGNIAAAVSGDYVEAHAMGRDLVNRIDGVKIHRKADLVIGSAGGYPKDINLYQSSKTLINMNEAAKDGAALILISQCREGLGGDSDIKDIILNYDNILDREKSLRERYSISKFIGYYVCELAEKYDFIMVSDIDENLVKNANIKVVSTMYEALNIVYEKKGKSLETILMPKGANTLPILEN; via the coding sequence ATGAAAAACATTGATATGAAATATGGCGATACACATATTACTTTTCCTATTGATGAAAACAATATTGTACAGATAATAGAAGGTAATCCATTTAATCTAGGTAAAACTGAAGATGAGATAATATTAGATTCTCTTGCTAATCCTATAAACAGTCCAAGGCTAAAGGATATAGTCCATAATGGTGAGAAGATATGTATTGTAATTTCAGATGTTACCAGAGCTTGGCAAAGACCTTATAAATTTTTATCTCCAATTGTAGAAGAACTTAATAGCGCTGGCATACCAGATAAGGATATTATTTTTTTAAGTGCTACAGGCACCCATAGGAAACAGACTGAAAAAGAACATGAGAACCTATTGGGCGCTGAATTACATAAAAGATTTGATGTTATTGACCATGACTGTCTTGATCAGAATAATTTAGTATACCTAGGTGAAACAAGTTACGGAACCCCTGTATGGATGAATAAAATAGCTATGGAATGTGACCATATAGTAATAACTGGTTCAATAGTTTATCATTTGCTTGCTGGATGGGCAGGTGGTAAAAAATCTATTCTTCCTGGAATATCTGGCTATGATACTATTATGGCAAATCACGCTCTTTCCCTTGGCAAGAATATAGGTGATGGGAGTAATCCACTGGTTAGATCAGGAAGCATTGCAAATAATCCTGTGCATAATGATATGCTGGAAGCTGCTGCATTTGTTAAGCCTAGCTTTATGTTTAATGTAATTATGGGTTCGGATGGTAATATTGCTGCTGCAGTTTCAGGTGATTATGTAGAAGCTCATGCCATGGGTAGAGATTTGGTAAATAGAATAGATGGCGTTAAAATTCATAGAAAAGCTGATCTTGTTATTGGAAGTGCTGGTGGATATCCTAAAGATATAAATTTATATCAAAGTAGTAAAACACTGATTAATATGAATGAAGCTGCTAAGGATGGTGCTGCTTTAATCCTTATATCTCAATGTAGGGAAGGCCTTGGTGGAGACTCTGATATTAAGGATATAATATTAAATTATGATAATATTTTAGATAGGGAAAAATCCCTTAGGGAAAGATACAGTATATCAAAATTCATAGGATACTACGTCTGCGAACTGGCAGAAAAATATGATTTTATAATGGTTTCTGATATAGATGAGAATTTGGTGAAAAACGCAAACATAAAAGTAGTTAGTACTATGTATGAGGCCCTTAACATAGTTTACGAAAAGAAAGGCAAAAGTTTGGAAACCATACTAATGCCTAAGGGTGCTAATACATTGCCTATTTTAGAAAATTAA